A genomic window from Streptomyces mirabilis includes:
- the whiA gene encoding DNA-binding protein WhiA, with the protein MAMTAAVKDEISRLPVTRTCCRKAEVSAILRFAGGLHLVSGRIVIEAELDTAMAARRLKRDILEIFGHSSELIVMAPGGLRRGSRYVVRVVAGGDQLARQTGLVDGRGRPIRGLPPQVVSGATCDAEAAWRGAFLAHGSLTEPGRSSSLEVTCPGPEAALALVGAARRLSIAAKAREVRGVDRVVVRDGDAIGALLTRLGAHESVLAWEERRMRREVRATANRLANFDDANLRRSARAAVAAGARVQRALEILADEVPEHLAAAGRLRMEHKQASLEELGALADPPLTKDAVAGRIRRLLAMADKRAQDLGIPGTESNLTEEMADNLAG; encoded by the coding sequence ATGGCGATGACGGCAGCGGTGAAGGATGAGATTTCCCGGCTCCCCGTCACCCGGACCTGCTGCAGAAAGGCGGAGGTCTCCGCCATTCTGCGGTTCGCCGGCGGCCTCCACCTGGTGAGCGGCCGGATTGTGATCGAGGCGGAGCTGGACACCGCGATGGCGGCGCGCCGGCTGAAGCGGGACATTCTGGAGATCTTCGGCCACAGCTCCGAACTGATCGTGATGGCGCCCGGCGGTCTGCGCCGCGGCTCCCGGTATGTCGTACGCGTCGTGGCGGGCGGCGACCAGCTGGCCCGCCAGACGGGGCTCGTGGACGGCCGTGGGCGCCCGATCCGGGGCCTCCCGCCGCAGGTGGTCTCGGGGGCCACCTGCGACGCCGAGGCGGCCTGGCGCGGGGCGTTCCTGGCGCACGGCTCGCTCACCGAGCCGGGCCGTTCCTCCTCCCTGGAGGTCACCTGCCCGGGTCCGGAGGCCGCGCTCGCGCTCGTCGGCGCCGCCCGTCGGCTCTCGATCGCCGCGAAGGCCCGCGAGGTGCGCGGCGTGGACCGCGTGGTCGTCCGTGACGGAGACGCGATCGGCGCGCTGCTCACCCGTCTCGGAGCGCACGAGTCGGTGCTGGCCTGGGAGGAGCGGCGGATGCGCCGCGAGGTCCGCGCCACGGCCAACCGGCTCGCCAACTTCGACGACGCCAACCTGCGCCGCTCGGCCCGTGCCGCCGTCGCCGCCGGAGCCCGCGTGCAGCGCGCCCTGGAGATCCTCGCGGACGAGGTGCCCGAGCACCTCGCGGCCGCCGGACGGCTGCGCATGGAGCACAAGCAGGCCTCCCTGGAGGAGCTGGGCGCGCTCGCCGACCCGCCGCTGACCAAGGACGCCGTCGCCGGCCGTATCCGTCGGCTGCTGGCGATGGCCGACAAGCGGGCCCAGGATCTCGGCATCCCCGGGACGGAGTCGAACCTCACCGAGGAGATGGCGGACAACCTCGCGGGCTGA
- a CDS encoding uridine diphosphate-N-acetylglucosamine-binding protein YvcK — translation MTGRAALRLSRLRRVASEGRGDRPAEARGGKPRRRGAQPKVVALGGGMGLSASLAALRRITGDLTAVVTVADDGGSSGRLRDELGVLPPGDLRKALAALCGDDDWGQTWARVIQHRFQSQGDLHEHAVGNLLIVALWEQLGDHVQALDLVGRLLGAHGRVLPMSAVPLELQALVKGHDPDRPEDVVTVRGQATVALTPGEVQSVQVVPADPPAVPEAVAAVLDADWVVLGPGSWFSSVIPHLLVPELLDALTETKARRVLSLNLAPQPGETEGFSPQRHLEVLGRHAPKLALDVVLADEAAVPDRDSLTDAAQRFGAAVELAPVARTDGSPRHDPELLAAAYDRIFRMHGRIGPWR, via the coding sequence GTGACCGGACGTGCCGCACTGCGGCTGAGCAGGCTGCGCCGGGTCGCCTCCGAGGGACGCGGCGACCGGCCCGCCGAGGCGCGCGGCGGGAAGCCGCGCCGTCGGGGTGCCCAGCCCAAGGTCGTCGCCCTCGGCGGCGGCATGGGGCTGTCCGCCTCGCTCGCCGCGCTGCGCCGGATCACCGGCGACCTCACCGCCGTCGTCACCGTGGCCGACGACGGCGGTTCCAGCGGGCGGCTGCGCGACGAGCTGGGCGTGCTGCCGCCCGGCGACCTGCGCAAGGCCCTGGCCGCGCTGTGCGGCGACGACGACTGGGGCCAGACCTGGGCCCGCGTCATCCAGCACCGTTTCCAGTCCCAGGGCGATCTGCACGAGCACGCGGTCGGCAATCTGCTGATCGTCGCCCTGTGGGAACAGCTCGGCGACCATGTCCAGGCCCTGGATCTGGTCGGCAGGCTCCTCGGGGCGCACGGGCGGGTGCTGCCCATGTCCGCCGTACCCCTGGAGCTGCAGGCCCTCGTCAAGGGACACGACCCGGATCGGCCCGAGGACGTGGTCACGGTACGGGGACAGGCGACCGTGGCCCTCACCCCAGGCGAGGTGCAGTCCGTGCAGGTCGTCCCCGCCGACCCGCCCGCCGTCCCCGAGGCCGTGGCGGCGGTCCTCGACGCCGACTGGGTGGTCCTCGGCCCCGGCTCCTGGTTCTCCTCGGTGATTCCGCACCTTCTCGTGCCCGAGCTCCTCGACGCGCTCACCGAGACGAAGGCGCGCCGGGTACTCTCCCTGAACCTCGCCCCGCAGCCCGGAGAAACCGAGGGCTTCTCCCCGCAGCGTCATTTGGAGGTTTTGGGACGACACGCCCCTAAACTCGCCCTGGACGTGGTGCTGGCCGACGAGGCCGCCGTGCCCGATCGCGACTCACTCACCGACGCCGCCCAGCGGTTCGGCGCCGCGGTCGAGCTGGCGCCGGTGGCCCGGACCGACGGATCTCCGCGGCACGACCCGGAGCTGTTGGCCGCCGCGTACGACCGTATTTTTCGGATGCATGGAAGGATCGGCCCATGGCGATGA